One part of the Vidua macroura isolate BioBank_ID:100142 chromosome 14, ASM2450914v1, whole genome shotgun sequence genome encodes these proteins:
- the CCNB3 gene encoding G2/mitotic-specific cyclin-B3 isoform X3, whose protein sequence is MPVGHHMNSAPVLPQTVKVSNCIPLRPLIGRRLAPPRSLIGRGSASAGRPLPNCYFQKRRGRRCGHSRAGMACSQRPRERVPLPRNAKMLTTKQPRAGKVGPAAENFDPEKEESCHAKRSSSSPQGGPKKRSAFGDITNARKNQVVAGKKEAVKVAPPKVQKAHNALGVAKNNEINLKKSMKKTPPTAPVEPKVDPVPEKPVSVQELKPPEQKQVPAVEDIDKEQLGDPYANAEYAKEIFEYMREREEKFLLPDYMEKQTDISGDMRAILVDWMVEVQENFELNHETLYLAVKLVDHYLVEVVSMREKLQLIGSTAILIASKFEERCPPCVDDFLYICDDAYKREELIAMEMSILSTLKFDINIPIPYRFLRRFAKCARATMETLTLARFLCEMTLQEYDYACESPSKLAASCLLLALTMKNLGGWTPTLEYYSGYSAQDLHPLVKRLNFLLTYQPRGKLNAVRSKYSHSLTWQ, encoded by the exons ATGCCTGTAGGACACCACATGAACAGTGCTCCTGTGCTACCTCAGACAGTGAAAGTAAG CAACTGCATCCCTCTGCGCCCGCTGATTGGTCGCCGCCTGGCACCGCCTCGCTCTCTGATTGGGCGAGGCTCGGCCAGTGCTGGCCGGCCGCTACCGAACTGCTACTTTCAAAAGCGCCGGGGCCGCAGGTGCGGGCACAGCCGAGCGGGCATGG CTTGCTCACAGAGACCCAGGGAGAGGGTGCCCTTGCCACGCAATGCCAAGATGCTGACCACCAAGCAGCCCCGAGCAGGCAAGGTAGGCCCTGCTGCAGAGAATTTCGACCCTGAGAAG GAGGAGAGCTGTCATGCGAAGAGGTCTTCGTCCTCACCCCAGGGCGGGCCCAAGAAGAGATCAGCATTCGGAGACATCACCAAT GCTCGCAAGAACCAGGTGGTGGCAGGGAAGAAGGAGGCTGTGAAGGTTGCCCCACCCAAGGTGCAGAAGGCACATAATGCCTTAGGGGTGGCCAAGAACAACGAAATCAACCTAAAAAA GTCAATGAAGAAAACTCCCCCAACAGCTCCTGTAGAGCCCAAAGTGGATCCTGTGCCAGAGAAGCCAGTGTCTGTACAGGAACTAAAGCCTCCTGAGCAGAAG CAGGTGCCAGCAGTGGAGGACATTGATAAGGAGCAGCTGGGTGACCCCTACGCCAATGCAGAGTATGCCAAGGAGATCTTTGAATACATGCGGGAGAGAGAG GAAAAATTCCTGCTTCCTGACTACATGGAGAAGCAGACGGACATCAGTGGGGACATGCGTGCTATCCTTGTGGACTGGATGGTGGAGGTGCAG GAGAACTTTGAGCTGAACCATGAGACACTGTACCTGGCTGTGAAGCTAGTGGACCACTATCTGGTGGAGGTGGTGAGCATGAGGGAGAAGTTGCAGCTCATCGGCTCCACTGCCATCCTCATTGCCTCCAAATTTGAG GAGCGGTGCCCTCCATGTGTGGATGACTTTCTCTATATCTGTGATGATGCCTACAAGCGGGAGGAGCTTATTGCTATGGAGATGAGCATCCTCAGCACCCTCAAGTTCGACATCAACATCCCCATCCCCTACCGCTTCCTGCGGCGCTTTGCCAAG TGTGCCCGTGCCACCATGGAGACACTGACGCTGGCCCGCTTCCTCTGCGAGATGACCCTGCAGGAGTACGACTATGCCTGCGAGAGCCCCTCGAagctggctgccagctgcctgctgctggcccttACCATGAAGAACCTCGGGGGCTGG ACTCCTACACTGGAGTACTACAGTGGGTACAGTGCCCAGGACCTGCACCCCCTGGTGAAGAGGCTGAATTTCCTGCTCACATACCAGCCCCGTGGCAAGCTGAACGCTGTGCGCAGCAAGTACTCACACAG
- the CCNB3 gene encoding G2/mitotic-specific cyclin-B3 isoform X1, with protein MPVGHHMNSAPVLPQTVKVSNCIPLRPLIGRRLAPPRSLIGRGSASAGRPLPNCYFQKRRGRRCGHSRAGMACSQRPRERVPLPRNAKMLTTKQPRAGKVGPAAENFDPEKEESCHAKRSSSSPQGGPKKRSAFGDITNARKNQVVAGKKEAVKVAPPKVQKAHNALGVAKNNEINLKKSMKKTPPTAPVEPKVDPVPEKPVSVQELKPPEQKQVPAVEDIDKEQLGDPYANAEYAKEIFEYMREREEKFLLPDYMEKQTDISGDMRAILVDWMVEVQENFELNHETLYLAVKLVDHYLVEVVSMREKLQLIGSTAILIASKFEERCPPCVDDFLYICDDAYKREELIAMEMSILSTLKFDINIPIPYRFLRRFAKCARATMETLTLARFLCEMTLQEYDYACESPSKLAASCLLLALTMKNLGGWTPTLEYYSGYSAQDLHPLVKRLNFLLTYQPRGKLNAVRSKYSHRVFFEVAKVTPMDMLKLEETLTSS; from the exons ATGCCTGTAGGACACCACATGAACAGTGCTCCTGTGCTACCTCAGACAGTGAAAGTAAG CAACTGCATCCCTCTGCGCCCGCTGATTGGTCGCCGCCTGGCACCGCCTCGCTCTCTGATTGGGCGAGGCTCGGCCAGTGCTGGCCGGCCGCTACCGAACTGCTACTTTCAAAAGCGCCGGGGCCGCAGGTGCGGGCACAGCCGAGCGGGCATGG CTTGCTCACAGAGACCCAGGGAGAGGGTGCCCTTGCCACGCAATGCCAAGATGCTGACCACCAAGCAGCCCCGAGCAGGCAAGGTAGGCCCTGCTGCAGAGAATTTCGACCCTGAGAAG GAGGAGAGCTGTCATGCGAAGAGGTCTTCGTCCTCACCCCAGGGCGGGCCCAAGAAGAGATCAGCATTCGGAGACATCACCAAT GCTCGCAAGAACCAGGTGGTGGCAGGGAAGAAGGAGGCTGTGAAGGTTGCCCCACCCAAGGTGCAGAAGGCACATAATGCCTTAGGGGTGGCCAAGAACAACGAAATCAACCTAAAAAA GTCAATGAAGAAAACTCCCCCAACAGCTCCTGTAGAGCCCAAAGTGGATCCTGTGCCAGAGAAGCCAGTGTCTGTACAGGAACTAAAGCCTCCTGAGCAGAAG CAGGTGCCAGCAGTGGAGGACATTGATAAGGAGCAGCTGGGTGACCCCTACGCCAATGCAGAGTATGCCAAGGAGATCTTTGAATACATGCGGGAGAGAGAG GAAAAATTCCTGCTTCCTGACTACATGGAGAAGCAGACGGACATCAGTGGGGACATGCGTGCTATCCTTGTGGACTGGATGGTGGAGGTGCAG GAGAACTTTGAGCTGAACCATGAGACACTGTACCTGGCTGTGAAGCTAGTGGACCACTATCTGGTGGAGGTGGTGAGCATGAGGGAGAAGTTGCAGCTCATCGGCTCCACTGCCATCCTCATTGCCTCCAAATTTGAG GAGCGGTGCCCTCCATGTGTGGATGACTTTCTCTATATCTGTGATGATGCCTACAAGCGGGAGGAGCTTATTGCTATGGAGATGAGCATCCTCAGCACCCTCAAGTTCGACATCAACATCCCCATCCCCTACCGCTTCCTGCGGCGCTTTGCCAAG TGTGCCCGTGCCACCATGGAGACACTGACGCTGGCCCGCTTCCTCTGCGAGATGACCCTGCAGGAGTACGACTATGCCTGCGAGAGCCCCTCGAagctggctgccagctgcctgctgctggcccttACCATGAAGAACCTCGGGGGCTGG ACTCCTACACTGGAGTACTACAGTGGGTACAGTGCCCAGGACCTGCACCCCCTGGTGAAGAGGCTGAATTTCCTGCTCACATACCAGCCCCGTGGCAAGCTGAACGCTGTGCGCAGCAAGTACTCACACAG
- the CCNB3 gene encoding G2/mitotic-specific cyclin-B3 isoform X4 produces MPVGHHMNSAPVLPQTVKVSNCIPLRPLIGRRLAPPRSLIGRGSASAGRPLPNCYFQKRRGRRCGHSRAGMACSQRPRERVPLPRNAKMLTTKQPRAGKVGPAAENFDPEKEESCHAKRSSSSPQGGPKKRSAFGDITNARKNQVVAGKKEAVKVAPPKVQKAHNALGVAKNNEINLKKSMKKTPPTAPVEPKVDPVPEKPVSVQELKPPEQKQVPAVEDIDKEQLGDPYANAEYAKEIFEYMREREEKFLLPDYMEKQTDISGDMRAILVDWMVEVQENFELNHETLYLAVKLVDHYLVEVVSMREKLQLIGSTAILIASKFEERCPPCVDDFLYICDDAYKREELIAMEMSILSTLKFDINIPIPYRFLRRFAKTPTLEYYSGYSAQDLHPLVKRLNFLLTYQPRGKLNAVRSKYSHRVFFEVAKVTPMDMLKLEETLTSS; encoded by the exons ATGCCTGTAGGACACCACATGAACAGTGCTCCTGTGCTACCTCAGACAGTGAAAGTAAG CAACTGCATCCCTCTGCGCCCGCTGATTGGTCGCCGCCTGGCACCGCCTCGCTCTCTGATTGGGCGAGGCTCGGCCAGTGCTGGCCGGCCGCTACCGAACTGCTACTTTCAAAAGCGCCGGGGCCGCAGGTGCGGGCACAGCCGAGCGGGCATGG CTTGCTCACAGAGACCCAGGGAGAGGGTGCCCTTGCCACGCAATGCCAAGATGCTGACCACCAAGCAGCCCCGAGCAGGCAAGGTAGGCCCTGCTGCAGAGAATTTCGACCCTGAGAAG GAGGAGAGCTGTCATGCGAAGAGGTCTTCGTCCTCACCCCAGGGCGGGCCCAAGAAGAGATCAGCATTCGGAGACATCACCAAT GCTCGCAAGAACCAGGTGGTGGCAGGGAAGAAGGAGGCTGTGAAGGTTGCCCCACCCAAGGTGCAGAAGGCACATAATGCCTTAGGGGTGGCCAAGAACAACGAAATCAACCTAAAAAA GTCAATGAAGAAAACTCCCCCAACAGCTCCTGTAGAGCCCAAAGTGGATCCTGTGCCAGAGAAGCCAGTGTCTGTACAGGAACTAAAGCCTCCTGAGCAGAAG CAGGTGCCAGCAGTGGAGGACATTGATAAGGAGCAGCTGGGTGACCCCTACGCCAATGCAGAGTATGCCAAGGAGATCTTTGAATACATGCGGGAGAGAGAG GAAAAATTCCTGCTTCCTGACTACATGGAGAAGCAGACGGACATCAGTGGGGACATGCGTGCTATCCTTGTGGACTGGATGGTGGAGGTGCAG GAGAACTTTGAGCTGAACCATGAGACACTGTACCTGGCTGTGAAGCTAGTGGACCACTATCTGGTGGAGGTGGTGAGCATGAGGGAGAAGTTGCAGCTCATCGGCTCCACTGCCATCCTCATTGCCTCCAAATTTGAG GAGCGGTGCCCTCCATGTGTGGATGACTTTCTCTATATCTGTGATGATGCCTACAAGCGGGAGGAGCTTATTGCTATGGAGATGAGCATCCTCAGCACCCTCAAGTTCGACATCAACATCCCCATCCCCTACCGCTTCCTGCGGCGCTTTGCCAAG ACTCCTACACTGGAGTACTACAGTGGGTACAGTGCCCAGGACCTGCACCCCCTGGTGAAGAGGCTGAATTTCCTGCTCACATACCAGCCCCGTGGCAAGCTGAACGCTGTGCGCAGCAAGTACTCACACAG
- the CCNB3 gene encoding G2/mitotic-specific cyclin-B3 isoform X2: protein MPVGHHMNSAPVLPQTVKVSNCIPLRPLIGRRLAPPRSLIGRGSASAGRPLPNCYFQKRRGRRCGHSRAGMACSQRPRERVPLPRNAKMLTTKQPRAGKVGPAAENFDPEKEESCHAKRSSSSPQGGPKKRSAFGDITNARKNQVVAGKKEAVKVAPPKVQKAHNALGVAKNNEINLKKSMKKTPPTAPVEPKVDPVPEKPVSVQELKPPEQKVPAVEDIDKEQLGDPYANAEYAKEIFEYMREREEKFLLPDYMEKQTDISGDMRAILVDWMVEVQENFELNHETLYLAVKLVDHYLVEVVSMREKLQLIGSTAILIASKFEERCPPCVDDFLYICDDAYKREELIAMEMSILSTLKFDINIPIPYRFLRRFAKCARATMETLTLARFLCEMTLQEYDYACESPSKLAASCLLLALTMKNLGGWTPTLEYYSGYSAQDLHPLVKRLNFLLTYQPRGKLNAVRSKYSHRVFFEVAKVTPMDMLKLEETLTSS from the exons ATGCCTGTAGGACACCACATGAACAGTGCTCCTGTGCTACCTCAGACAGTGAAAGTAAG CAACTGCATCCCTCTGCGCCCGCTGATTGGTCGCCGCCTGGCACCGCCTCGCTCTCTGATTGGGCGAGGCTCGGCCAGTGCTGGCCGGCCGCTACCGAACTGCTACTTTCAAAAGCGCCGGGGCCGCAGGTGCGGGCACAGCCGAGCGGGCATGG CTTGCTCACAGAGACCCAGGGAGAGGGTGCCCTTGCCACGCAATGCCAAGATGCTGACCACCAAGCAGCCCCGAGCAGGCAAGGTAGGCCCTGCTGCAGAGAATTTCGACCCTGAGAAG GAGGAGAGCTGTCATGCGAAGAGGTCTTCGTCCTCACCCCAGGGCGGGCCCAAGAAGAGATCAGCATTCGGAGACATCACCAAT GCTCGCAAGAACCAGGTGGTGGCAGGGAAGAAGGAGGCTGTGAAGGTTGCCCCACCCAAGGTGCAGAAGGCACATAATGCCTTAGGGGTGGCCAAGAACAACGAAATCAACCTAAAAAA GTCAATGAAGAAAACTCCCCCAACAGCTCCTGTAGAGCCCAAAGTGGATCCTGTGCCAGAGAAGCCAGTGTCTGTACAGGAACTAAAGCCTCCTGAGCAGAAG GTGCCAGCAGTGGAGGACATTGATAAGGAGCAGCTGGGTGACCCCTACGCCAATGCAGAGTATGCCAAGGAGATCTTTGAATACATGCGGGAGAGAGAG GAAAAATTCCTGCTTCCTGACTACATGGAGAAGCAGACGGACATCAGTGGGGACATGCGTGCTATCCTTGTGGACTGGATGGTGGAGGTGCAG GAGAACTTTGAGCTGAACCATGAGACACTGTACCTGGCTGTGAAGCTAGTGGACCACTATCTGGTGGAGGTGGTGAGCATGAGGGAGAAGTTGCAGCTCATCGGCTCCACTGCCATCCTCATTGCCTCCAAATTTGAG GAGCGGTGCCCTCCATGTGTGGATGACTTTCTCTATATCTGTGATGATGCCTACAAGCGGGAGGAGCTTATTGCTATGGAGATGAGCATCCTCAGCACCCTCAAGTTCGACATCAACATCCCCATCCCCTACCGCTTCCTGCGGCGCTTTGCCAAG TGTGCCCGTGCCACCATGGAGACACTGACGCTGGCCCGCTTCCTCTGCGAGATGACCCTGCAGGAGTACGACTATGCCTGCGAGAGCCCCTCGAagctggctgccagctgcctgctgctggcccttACCATGAAGAACCTCGGGGGCTGG ACTCCTACACTGGAGTACTACAGTGGGTACAGTGCCCAGGACCTGCACCCCCTGGTGAAGAGGCTGAATTTCCTGCTCACATACCAGCCCCGTGGCAAGCTGAACGCTGTGCGCAGCAAGTACTCACACAG